The following proteins are co-located in the Vigna unguiculata cultivar IT97K-499-35 chromosome 9, ASM411807v1, whole genome shotgun sequence genome:
- the LOC114195956 gene encoding uncharacterized protein LOC114195956 — MQDAIGIPACFSSALKSSDDHTTVTRSGQSVHMSVYRTKIADHCRLITITWCKNLMLHGLSVSVEGPEGEAQYSCKVELKPWYFWRKQGSKRFLVHGNKAVDVFWDLKAAKFNGETEPSSEYYVAVVCEQEVVLLVGDLRKEAYRRTGCRPALIDPILVSKKEHIFGKRKFSTRAKFEEKGRWHEISIECKNKSNIGGESASSGVQVQPEMEIRLDGHVMIHVKHLQWKFRGNESIHLKKMRVEVYWDVHDWLFSPGLKHALFIFKPVLSSMSTMSVSSSSPPLSLSSTSTPLSTQTGSSGSLEGFSVNESSEFCLFLYAWKVE, encoded by the coding sequence ATGCAAGACGCAATTGGGATTCCAGCTTGCTTCTCTTCTGCTTTGAAATCAAGCGATGATCACACAACCGTGACGCGTTCAGGCCAGAGCGTGCACATGTCCGTGTACAGAACAAAGATTGCTGACCACTGCCGCTTGATCACCATCACATGGTGCAAAAACCTGATGCTCCACGGCCTCTCAGTCTCGGTGGAAGGACCAGAGGGGGAGGCACAGTACAGCTGCAAGGTGGAGCTCAAACCATGGTACTTTTGGAGAAAACAAGGTTCCAAGCGCTTCCTCGTACACGGTAACAAAGCCGTTGACGTTTTCTGGGACCTTAAGGCTGCGAAATTCAACGGCGAGACGGAGCCAAGCTCGGAGTACTACGTTGCGGTGGTGTGCGAGCAAGAGGTGGTGCTCCTGGTGGGTGATTTGAGGAAAGAAGCGTACAGAAGAACCGGGTGCAGACCGGCACTGATCGACCCGATTCTGGTTTCGAAAAAAGAGCACATATTTGGGAAGAGAAAGTTCTCAACAAGAGCGAAGTTTGAGGAGAAGGGTAGGTGGCATGAGATCTCAATCGAGTGCAAGAACAAAAGCAACATTGGAGGGGAATCGGCGTCAAGTGGGGTTCAAGTTCAGCCGGAGATGGAGATAAGATTGGACGGGCACGTGATGATCCACGTGAAGCACTTGCAGTGGAAGTTCAGAGGGAACGAATCGATTCATCTGAAGAAGATGAGAGTGGAAGTGTATTGGGATGTGCACGATTGGCTCTTTAGTCCTGGTTTGAAACACGCTTTGTTCATTTTTAAGCCTGTTTTATCGTCCATGTCGACCATGTCTGTGTCATCATCTTCGCCACCGTTATCGTTGTCGTCAACATCCACACCATTATCGACTCAAACGGGGAGCTCTGGATCCTTGGAGGGGTTCAGTGTGAACGAATCATCAGAGTTTTGTTTGTTTCTATATGCTTGGAAGGTTGAGTAG